The DNA region TTATAAAGGTACTTTTTTCAACATGGTCTAAGGTATACAAATTACTAATtgtgatttttccttttttttcttttatttcattccaGGGACTCCATTCCCCTTTTCTATGGAGGTGTCATCACATTagtgtttttgttcttgttcttgagAACTTTCATGACCATTTTCCAGGGTACCTGTTGCACACTGTTCCAGTTCCACTTCCAGGTTTCTGTCTCTTTTGGTGCTCTAACTTCCCCAACAATGGTCAGTGTggctacacatacacatgcaataTAATATCAATTGTACTTTTGTCTTAAATGTAGGTCATCCTCCTCATGACTGAGTCACTAGAAAGAATCAAACCCGAAAAATGTCACGTCCTTGTGATGGATAAGGTTGATTTGTTCCTCAGTTTCACAATTTGGTAAAATGTccttgtaaaatgttttttcaactGATGAAGTTGATCATGATATCACCAGCCTTTATACTGCCAGGTAATAATTGGCCAGTGTGTgctcaacacacactcacacacactcaaggaAGTTCCTCTTGGGGCTGGGAATTTTCAGTCTTCTGCTTCTGTCCTACATATATATAATGCGTGAGTCCACACAGAAAACCAAAGACACACTCCAAGCCATCTCACCTCTCTTGCTCATCTGGTCAGTTCTCTGGTTGTGAAAATAGTGGATCAAGTCCTGTTGTCAAGGTAAGATTTACTATATTATTACTCACGctcattttcttttatcttgctttcttttacttctctagttcagttttttctttaaatgtattgaGGTTAAcaactgtttttaaaagtagTGTCAGACTCACATTAAGAGAAATTGACTGATTGTTAGTATGAAAAATTAATCAATCATCCAGGTGATATCTACAAGTAGTGTGTTTGaactttaagatgtttttttctcatccaacataaatatattttcttataaTGGCAAGTAGAAATAAGCACTCATGTACTGAAATCCCTTATTTACAGGCTTTACTTAAATAGCTGAAAAATGAATTGAAGCTTGGTTTTAAATTGATTATCTAAATTTGGTCACAGTTTTATCTCAGCAGTAAACACAAATACCACCACACTACTGGTAGATACTAAACTGATGTACAACTTCATTAATTGGTGTTATTGAGACAGCCACACTACCttattctctctccttccagATGCATGTATTGCTCCTTATAGTCCTGCATGCGGCACTGTGCTGTGCCACCTCTGACAACCACCAAATAAGCTTTGAGACACCAATGGATAATGGTTGGttattcctctttcttctttactAAATATCAGGCTTCATTTCCACTGTCCTCCTCATCtcatataaatattaattaaagtgtgtttatgtttgtgtatgtgtgtgtgtgtgtgtgtgtgtgtgcgtgtctttaTTGTCTATGTTTAAACTAGTTCTGGTCCTGACCGTTCCTCGGAGTGTGGGTGACTGGGGAGAGGTCCCCCTGACCTGTGGAGAAGCTTATCAAAACCAGCCTGTGTTTTGGAAGAAGAACGGTAAGATAAAAGTTTACTGATACTACATTTACTACCAAGTCAAGTCAAAATGTATTATCACCAAATATCACAAAGTATGCCTCATAGTATAATGCAATCAATAATGGGCAACATTAGCAGAATATATAACAACTTACAGGAGTGGCATAAGCTACATATAAATAGTATACATATAATAAAAGTCACAcataatatatactatatatatgtatatatatatatatatatatatatatgtatatacaatatatacaataaacagtaatgagcaaaataaaaaataaattaaataaattaaaataaattaaaatatttaaaggtAAAAAACAGAGTATGGACATGATACACATGAACATTCATATCTGGATACAGatgaaaacatatatatatatatatacaaaaatgtgtgacatacagtacatacactaAACCATGCACACATACCAAATGTGTGATATATTAAtgctaaatattaaatacatatatttttttccccctttgatTGATAGGTTTATAAGGACagttgtaaataaaaaatgacttgacCCATGTCTTTGTTTCAGGCGAAGACCTTATTCCAGCTCTACAGGGGAACAAGGTCAAGATTCTGGTGCGAGACTTGAATGGTGGAAACTACTCTTGTCATCAGACAGACGGACAGTTCCTCAACCACACAGTGATCATGATGCAACTAGACAAAGACAACACACCTGTCATACTGAAAGAAAAATCACCTGAAGACGGTAAGataagagatggaggaagggatggaacaTTGCCATAAGAGAGAGAAGTtaggaagaaggaaaataacaaagaagacacaaaaaaaacctaacaGAAAGATACAGATTTGTTGTGTAATTGGATCCGGCGTAAGGTATTTCACTGGAAAAGACAGGAGAGATGTCACTGAATAGATGAGATAAGAAAGATTAACGGGAGAGGAAGATAAGACGGGGTGGCGGAGAAAGACAGGAGTAGTGGGATTTGGTCCAATTCCAGACAACACTTAAAAGATAAGATGAACAGCAGGGCACGTGTAAAAAGAAATGAGATAAAACGAGGACCAGAGGTAGAGTGATGGTAGCGAGGAGaagacacagaaagaggaaaaaacatacacaacacatCAATTTCGATAAAGGGACCAAAATGAAGGAGAACATAGAAaagaacattaaaaatgaagagAAGGCAAATAAGGACAGTAAAACAGCACACTATCTTTGTTGTATTTATGGTAATTCTCATATGACTTACAAAATTACCGTAGCACAAAAAAACTACAGCGTGGTTGACACAATGGGGAAACATTATGTCACCCATCATATTATTGATGctcaaaaacacatcaaacctgTTGCTTCTTAACAACTGCCCTTTGCCGGCTTTCACACGTTGCATGAATCTGTGAAGGCtctgaaaagcttttttgttCTGCAAGCACAGCATCCTTTGTCCAGTTTTGTGCCATGGTAAAGAGGCTGGTATGAAGCCGGTAATCTTCTCTGCAGTTGGTCACAGTAGTTATATTAATGACTTGAAATTAATGTTGCAATGATTTATTGATGACCTGTAAGTGCTGGGAACTTCATGAAAAAGAGCTCAGACATGAAAGATAAGTTGTTCATAAAAGCATTGAACACAAAAAGAGGGACACTGAGACATTGAGTGATAACAGGGTTTTTGTTCCTTCAGGTTACATCcactgctcagcaccaaactaTAAAGGCTCCTTCCACTGCACCTGGACAAGAACACAGCACAGATCCAATGCCGCTGTGCTCCTGGTAAAGGCAGAACGGTGAGGACAAAATATTCTGTCTCACACAACAGTCATTCTGCTAATATTAATGAGGAGGCAAAGGATTATAGTGTATCTTGTTGTAGATTGTATTGTACCAACCCGTTTGCCTTGAATACAGAAATTTGGAAAAGATACCTTGTGAGCTGTCCGCTGATGGATCAGGGGTTCACTGCCAGGATACCAACTGCCCATACAAGGAGGAACAACACCGCATCCTCCTCAAAGTTTACATACACAGCTACTCTCGACTAGAGATGTACCCAAAGGCATTCTACTTGAGAGAGATTGGTAAGTTGTGGTGTTTTAATGTCTGTGTCAACAAGAGTTTATGATTTCATTATGAATGAACACTGCCCTGTATCCCCGCTCAGCCATCTCCATCTCATTCCTCTGCCTCCTCACCTTGTTTAGTGACCCCAGCAAAACTCCCTAACCTGAGCCTCAGTGTTGGGAAGCATTTCACCTGGAGCTACCCTAACTCCTGGGACAAGCCCGACAGCTACTTTAGCCTGCACTTCCAGGTCAAGATGGTCCGTCACGAACATTCCTGTGACAGCAAAGAATACATAATGGTAATCAATACATGTGTGGTGTAGATGTCTTTTATCAGATTAACTATTGTAAAAATATGTTTGGTGACTTCTTCTAAGACTTTGTCTTTGTCCCTCTTCTCTTGTGCAGCATAACACCACTGAGCAAACTAAGTATGAGATCAATGTTAGAACCAAGAAGTATGTTTTCTGTGTGCGGGCTAAGGACAAGCACACAGGCGGGCCATGGAGCCACTGGAGTCACTGCATGTAAGTATATCCTTTGGACTATTTAAGAGGTATCCCAGTAATCCAAATAAATCATACCACTGATATTTCATCTGATCCATCTTGTCCTGTCCCCAGAGTGAATAAAGGAACTGAGTCTTGCTAAATGATTTCACTGGACTGCAGccagaaaggagaaagaagaaagaaaacaaggatGAAAGAAAACGTTTTCTTTTAATCCCCCCAcgattttttcacttttttttcagcatgttaacatgtacagtatttattgatgtaattcattcatttgagtTTTCTATATTGAATTACAGTACATTGTTGAAAGTTTTTTGTAATGATTGAATTCAAACACTCTTGCCTGTGCCCCTTGTAACTTATTTAtagataaattattattattatttattatttataaataaaaatgaagtaaatatttgatattGTGATTTTGATTATTGCTCCAAatactttatttacagttagtTACACAAAAATCAAGAGTATACTTAAAAATACATTGGCAACAAATTGTAATCAATGTTTAAATATAGCATTGATTacttatataaaatatagattACTTGTATGTATGGAACAATGAACTTCACAGACAATTTACGtacaaaaaaaggtttattgtCATATTTACAGCCAGGATGTCAGGGATGCGATgaggaaaacacaaaaaggtagatctcAAGAAAAGCTGTAAACCTGACAAAATCTGAGAAACCACATCCCTGATGTTTCTAAGAGTTTCAAGTGCTACTTGGTGTTCACCTCCATCCTCTCACCCCGACACTCCCCTTCTTCATCCATAACTTAAAATAAACGTTGACAATAAGTGCTGACACATTAGTttctaccaaaaaaaaagttaaatgcatGTATTGTGCTGTCAGTTTCTTGCAACCTCGTCACTATCCCTCATCCTCACTTTGTTCATTAAAAAGttaacaaaaatacagaatctaatgaatttcaaataaaaaacaaaaaatcaagtAATCCTTAATCGTGTCTGAGTGTGTGCGGCAAATGTAACAACTAAAtgtacagaaaaacacaaatacatttctcTGCAAATGACCACCTATGTGTGTATAGGATGTAAATGTAGAACATCCAGTGACCCCTGTAAACAAGTAATAACATATAACGGAAGTTTTCCATCAAAACATTCACGACAGTCAGTTGTTCTGATGGAAGTATTTTAGCCACAACCAGTCTCTATTTTATCTGCCCTTAATCTCACAGCAGCTTTCAGGATTATTTGCATATTATTACATGTCAGGTTGTGTAGGTTGCAGGCATCTGTATGATGCTCAAGGACTTAGACTTATCTTTGACCAATGCTCTCAACATAGTCTAATTCAATTTTGGTATGAATATTTAGAATCTGTTTTTACTTGCTAATGTAAAGATGCTGTAAACCCACCCATCTTAAATATTTTCAGACAGTTTAACTGTGGACTTCAAGATGCATCTTAGATATCTGACTGAAGTAGGTATGTCGGAGTTTGTGGGTCATGGGGTTCTGTCGTGGGTAGTGTTTTACCCCAGCCACACAATCAATCACTTAGACTGGTAGTAACTGCCATTGTTAATGTAAATGCAAACAGtatgtggaaaaaaatgtaaGAGACTCGGGAGGGACAGAGAACATGCAAATGCATAAATTGGAAAGCCCATTTCAGTCCTGAGCTTTTAAGGGGTATCTTCAGGGTTAGTGTAGGACATGTATTACAGTTTGAAATGAAGGACTTTTAATAGCCAACTtggtgtgtaactgtgtgagaacttgatgatgggagagtagTGCCCAGCCCACATTATTGCAGGATTCACTCCCTCTTCAGTGGTGCTGCCTCTTAGATAggtacctacacacacacacacacacacacacacacacacacacacacacacacacacacacacacacacacacacacacacacacacacacacacacacacacacacacacacacacacacacacaattgatgtacatatttcatatttcagacaTATTCTGGTGAATTTATATAGAtttggaaaaaatgtgtgttcttGGATCTATAGTATGtaggtaaatataatatatgtattatattgGCAGATAAATGTGAGCCTACCTCTCCCAGTGTTTGTGGTTGAGTCCAGTGAATTCGTCAAGCTTTGCAATTTCTTTTAGGTACTGAGCCAGTTTATACAGTTCCCTGTCCTTCTCCCTGTTAAGATGGGCCTTCATGAAGGGGCGGATCTAATATAAATACAATCATACACAAAATAAGTTTCAGCACAGTGTGTGCATAACACTGACAATGGTGAGTAATAATGGGAGAAGGTTGAAATAAATGTCAACCATGCTGCTGCCAGCCCACCTTTAGTCCATTCTGTGGATTCATGAGGAAGTTTCGTCCGATGTCGTCAAACATAATGGTGTTTTTCCTGTTGTAAAACTCTTCATACTTCCCCCATATCACACCCAAGGGCTTCACCTGGAGGTGCACATACCATTAAACATGCTGATTCGGTGTAGTCACCTTCTCACAGCGCAACAAAAGTCGGCTGATAACTTCATGTAGAGACACATtatttctgtgtatttctgtatgGCTGTTTCTCAAACTGATCTGTCATCACTAGCCCTCTAGTGTCCCTTCACATGCATGTACGTTGCATGCCATCGACATCTTCACAACGTGTAGATGTGGATGGCATGCAACGTACATGCAACTCTCCACTTTACACAGGAAACAGCACTCACTGTCTGACAGAGCTAGACAACATGCTTGTCAGGCAAAGTAGAGGGTACCACAAATTAAGGCACAATACACAATTCAAAGGTAAAGCCACACCAAACTAGACAAACCCTACAACTAAATATAAATGCTCTCTCCAGCTGTGAAAGATTTGTTTCCTCAGTAATGTACACAATCACAAAAGGTGAAATaggccaacattttttattaattatgttTTGTGGGTGTACCAACCTCTACAACCCCTCTCTTAGGGGTGTGTACCGTAATCATGGCTGCACTGTCCAGCATGAATGTAATCTTGTAGTTAGGGTTGTCTGTCACTCCCAActcctatacacacacacacacagtgtgtgtgtgagagagtgtgtgagagagaaagagagacagagagacagagagagagtttgttttgttctgttccCCACTGAACCCAAATACTGTAGGTTACATTAACACTGCCACCTTTTGGCAAAAAAGGGTACAGTAGAGTGATACTAACAGTGACACCAGGTGATGATTTGGTATTTGAagacaacacaaaaaaagaacacaagTGGAACACGTACCTTCATTTTGGCATCAATCCACTTCATACTTGTAGCAGCTAAGGAGAGAATGCACATTTGTGAAATGTATATTTCATAAGCTGATTGATTGTTGGGTATCAACatacagaggaaataaaaataaagtaatggcAACAAGATATCCATttagtatatatatttaaaaaaaaagttgtactAGAGGTGTCCAGTGGCCTAATGGTTAAGATACATACAATGTAACTGCAACATTCCCAGTTCAATTCCAGCCCAGGACCTTTGTTACAAGTCATACCCTACTGTCCCTCCCCAGATCTCCTGTTTGTATCTACACTGTaaattttgcactttaaaagaAATGCAGTGAGAAATATTTTACCAACCACTGTATCGTGTAATCGATGCAATTTTTCCCAATTTAGACCatattaagaagaagaaaagctaCATACACCAGATCACAATGTCATAGTCCTCATAGGCTGACGTCAGAAACTCGTGAAGGTAAGGCCTCATCAGCTCCTGGCCCGTTTCTGCACATGACTTGTGATCTAAACATACACAGGATGCAGACATTAATGAACAGTGTCCATGTTGGGGGATGGATGTGatgtatttctttctattttgCAAAGCATTCTGTAGTGCTGACTAAACAGCAGtcagaaaaatacagaatttaTATCTATCTGGCAATATTTTATATCTGTCAAAATGTCAACTCTGTATACAATTTGCATGAGTACAcgcagagagaagaaaaggttGAGACGCAATATTAAAGGAAATGTTGTGTAGTGTAAAGTTACAGTGAAAGTAAAGTGTTAATAGAAGCATGCTACGATTTAATGACCCATATAATCAGTCATGCCCCAGTCAGATTTGTGTTACTGTAACTCACCAAACAGTGTGTAGTCCACATCGAGCACCAAAAGCCTTTTGCCTTCTCTGGGAGGGTTCAGTTCCTCCACCTTATAGTCTTTCACTCTTCGTGCTATTTTAGCCAGGTTCTCCTCTCTAGAGAAATAGATTAACATTATTTcttagacatacacacacaaatataattcCCTTCCTTCTAACAAATTTGACCTTGCTTctttacagacacacaaaaatatcTGACCTGTTCTCCACTTCAATGACCTCCTCTTCAATGTCGAAATCATTGACCACATCGTCGTTCTCTGGGGGAGGGGCTAAAACATCTTcctttacaaaacaaaacacacacagtgtcacTGTACCAGTAAGCCCTGTGGAACCTTTAACATAACAACGTAAGCAAATACTTAAAAATAGCCGTTAGAGAGCAAATCATACAGTTAGCTATTTAGCCAACATGTGAACccacaaaaatgacaaaactgtAGCCAACAGCTAGCATGATCATCACCTAACGAACCACTTACTGATCAGTCAATCAGAGCTAGCGAGTAAATCACCAGtcagaaataaaatgtgatgctTTTCAGGTTACTCTTTCAAATCAGGCACTATCCAGTTAGCTGCTTCTTCAGTCATGGTTCCAGACAGATATCTTTAAAGTCAATTAATATCATATGTCACCATGCCACCTACCAGACTCTCCTCTCTGGTGCCCATCATCATGATCTTAGTGTTAGGCTTCAGCTTCAGAGAACCCAGTTTCACCTCATCCTCTGCAGGTTTACCTGGAGGCAGGAATCACATAGACAAGGAGCataaggaggaaagggagattAATTTAGCTGAACAAAACaccaacaaaccaacaaaaaaacatgaaatcttaaataaaatataaatgttttgcaGACTACAGACAGGTGCGGAAAACTGACACTCAAACATGCTGAGAGATGGACATGTTTGAACTGATCATGATTATGAATTAATGTAGCCAAGGCCTGGGGAATTTATTTgatcaaatgtttatttcactGAGGAGGAGTTTCTTACATATACTTTTATAATGTACAAGTACATAGGTGAATAAAGTCCTGATATCCTGTCAGCCTAGTTGGGATATCATATGGCATTATTTATCAAACTCCCCCAATTACAACGCACCTGGAACCACTGATGCCCTCTCACCTTTAACCTTGAGTCCCAGtagtttctgtctctctggcaGCACCCCAGTCAAGCTCTTAATGGACTGTTTCAGGTCCATCACTGTGTCCTCCTCAGACAGAGAACTGATGGAGTACTCCTGACCTCCCCACTTTATGATGACTGACACTGACATGGCTCACAAGGGCTCTTCACACACTGGCGCACAGACAAGTGCACACACTTTGAAGCAAATATTTCCGGCCGCTACAGTAACAAACATGCACACCTTGCAAAAGAGAGGAGAACAGGCAGAGTAACAAGAGGGGTGTCAGGGTGTAGTTACCACACTTTAACTGGCTGTAGCTTGAGCAAAACACAGAAAGTAGCTAATAATGAACAAAGGAGAGCAAAACATGACATCACGTCTGTTAAGCGTGTGTTGTTTTGGCTGGTTAATCTAAGACACAACGGTCAAATGTCACTTAATCAGAGAACATAGTGTGACAGTCTCTGGTGTTGATATTTTTAGCATGAGATGGCTAACGCAGGCTAGCAACAATGTACGATAACCAGCCAaccagctaacattagctgacTAAGCTACACGGTTTGTGTATTCTTACCTGGTAGGGCAAGCTAACATGTAATGCTTGGCAAACACTCAAATCTCGTCGAaaagttgaatgaatgaatcaagtTTGCTGTTCAGCTCCATTCATCGAGGGACGCACACTCAGCTCTTCCTTGCGTCCTGAAACCTTCCGGTAGTGACGTAGCAAAGCTTCGTTACCATAGTGACCACGTTATACTGCAGCCTGAAGTAAAATcgttttacattattattaataataataataataataataataaatacaataattattattattattattattaataataataatagtaatacatttcatttgtgcTGCACTTTTCATTCGCAGTGAATTTCAAATTATTAGTATTAAAGTATACagtattaaaaacatacaatacaaaGGAAATAACGCGTTGATATGAAAATGCCTTTCTAAATGACAATCATTATGAACTTTTTTGCTTGCTTAATCACATCTagtgaagcaaaaaaaagaaaaaaaagaaaagcttttgaGCACTAAAAAATTTGGTGTGgcctattttatattttatgtttcataCATTTTCTATGATAAATCACACATTTCAAACACTAGAAGCAACATAGATCCTGCAGTCTGGAATTAAATCAGTGAATTCAGGGCAAATAACATGAGCGCCCTATTATTTGACAGGACTTTTTTCTACATCGCTGTTGTCCACTGGATAATACATATTTACACTtacttttaaattttttaatttaaaaaattacaatatcaCCAAAACTGCTACAACATCACAAAACTACAGCTCAAGTACCTGACCTGCATTTTAAAGCTTATCCAAACTCTTATCACAATCTCAATTCACGGAGGTTAAAGGATGGGtccacaatttttcaagtctgtctttcctcactgtaatcattcctcctgtttatactggcagttaaaagatccccttcaaatacgctttcaatgtaagtgataggGGGGACAAAAtaattttgtgcaaaaatgcatctAAAAATTTCCATGAAGCTTATATGAAgtttcagcagtctgagttagacACAAGACATAAAACCATACTATTCATGAAGCCTTTTTCATGTTAACTCTTATTATTGTCTTattatgttgtgtgttgtatgtttttaatgctgGAGCACTTTGAGATTTACTATGAATTAAAAGTGTGGTACACATTAAATGtattcttcttcctcttattattattattatcattattattaagatTAAGTGGACATCTGCCATAATTACAATCTTTCTTAGCTTCAAATTCCCTCTATGTGTTTCCTGTGATAGTGCTTCCCTGTTGTAGtgaaagtatagtaacaaaaagagggacatCGGCActaaaagactgtaatgttgcaATACAACTgaatttgactaatttgaatGGATGAAGCATCATagcataaaatgtgtaaatgcatttttgcacagaaggaggcttgttggctaaccctaaccctaacccatcacctACACTATAAGTGCATTAAAGAACATttcttaatggtcagtatgaacagtaggAATGATTAGGACAAGAAAACCTTGTTTCAATATAAAGTTAAGAGCCTGACTACTAAGACAGACCTGGAAAATGCTGAACTAGTCCTTTAAGACTGAAGCCAAATATCCAGGCTAAGTAGGGTTCATAATTCCTCACTACAGGACtgtgcaacaacaacaagaacagGGGATCAAACTAGTTATAATTTCTAGTATGGGTTTAACCATAGACATATGGGTTTAACCACCATGGGTCACAGTGCGCATGCCCAGTACATCCTCCTCGGTACTTGGGGTAATGGCTGCTGGGTGAGATGAGCGGACGGGCCGCATCCTTTGAGTGTGAGGCGCTTTCATTGAGAGGACCGTTAACTCGGGTGTTGCCGAGTTAAAATGGTCGATATCCGACCCGAAAAGCATCCCGAAACCGTTGTATATATTGCAAGCATCGTCCTTCAAATGTAAGTTGCCTCTTTTTCTTATTAGTCTTGGCTGAACGCCAGCTGCTTGCTAGCTAGGCTACAGAAGTACTTAACGTTAGTGgctgagagagcgagagagagagaggaggggcgGGGGGCACTTTTTCTTTGGTTAATCTTCAGGTAGTTTGAGCTATCAGCCATTACGTCAGTATTTGTGGTGGCTAGCTAAG from Scomber japonicus isolate fScoJap1 chromosome 13, fScoJap1.pri, whole genome shotgun sequence includes:
- the ublcp1 gene encoding ubiquitin-like domain-containing CTD phosphatase 1, with the translated sequence MSVSVIIKWGGQEYSISSLSEEDTVMDLKQSIKSLTGVLPERQKLLGLKVKGKPAEDEVKLGSLKLKPNTKIMMMGTREESLEDVLAPPPENDDVVNDFDIEEEVIEVENREENLAKIARRVKDYKVEELNPPREGKRLLVLDVDYTLFDHKSCAETGQELMRPYLHEFLTSAYEDYDIVIWSATSMKWIDAKMKELGVTDNPNYKITFMLDSAAMITVHTPKRGVVEVKPLGVIWGKYEEFYNRKNTIMFDDIGRNFLMNPQNGLKIRPFMKAHLNREKDRELYKLAQYLKEIAKLDEFTGLNHKHWERYLSKRQHH
- the il12bb gene encoding interleukin-12 subunit beta, yielding MHVLLLIVLHAALCCATSDNHQISFETPMDNVLVLTVPRSVGDWGEVPLTCGEAYQNQPVFWKKNGEDLIPALQGNKVKILVRDLNGGNYSCHQTDGQFLNHTVIMMQLDKDNTPVILKEKSPEDGYIHCSAPNYKGSFHCTWTRTQHRSNAAVLLVKAERNLEKIPCELSADGSGVHCQDTNCPYKEEQHRILLKVYIHSYSRLEMYPKAFYLREIVTPAKLPNLSLSVGKHFTWSYPNSWDKPDSYFSLHFQVKMVRHEHSCDSKEYIMHNTTEQTKYEINVRTKKYVFCVRAKDKHTGGPWSHWSHCM